In the genome of Bubalus kerabau isolate K-KA32 ecotype Philippines breed swamp buffalo chromosome 8, PCC_UOA_SB_1v2, whole genome shotgun sequence, one region contains:
- the LOC129659069 gene encoding cullin-1-like: MSSDWSQNPSEPNHLGIDELWDNIRAGIQQVYARQSMVKSRYIELYTLLYNHCLYVSPQVQTQSKKEQKLREDENVGFELYKRIKEFLKNHLTNLPKDGEDLMDIGIVKFYTQQWEDYQFSSKVLNGICARLNKHLLNSTNNEGHNVCEIYSLAMVTWRDCLFRPLNKQVTNAVLKLIEKERNGESINTRLISGAIQSYMELGVNEDDQFEAGPMLTVYKEAFESQFLADTERYYIRKSTELLQQNPVTEYMKKVEVLLLAERRRARAYLHQSTKGKLARKCRQVLVEKHLEIFLTEFQNLLNANKSEDLARMYRLIYRIKNGLGEFKKLLETHIHNQGLSAIEECGEAALNDPRMYVEIVLNIHKKYNALVRSAFRNHADFVAALDKACSGFINNNAVTKMAQSPSKSPELLARYCDSLLKKSSKNPEEAELEDTLNHVMTVFKYMDDKDVVQKFYTKMLAKRLVRQNSASDDAEASMISKLKQACGFDYTSKLQRMFQDIGVSKALNAQFKKHLMESEPLDLDFSIHVLSYGWWPFEASCTVLLPSELEPCYRRFTAFYASCYSDRKLSWAYELSEGELVTNYFKNNYTLHASTFQMAILLQYNTEDAYTVQQLTDSTQIKMDIVAQVLQILLKFKLLVLEDKSANVDEVELKPDTLIKLHFGYKSKKLRVNISLPMKIEQKREQETMYKNIEEDRKLLIQAAIVRIMKMRKVVKHQQLLGEVTTQLSSVFKPQISVIKKCIDILIEKEYLERVGDEKDTYSYLA, encoded by the coding sequence ATGTCATCGGACTGGAGCCAGAATCCCAGTGAACCGAATCATCTTGGCATTGACGAGCTCTGGGATAACATCAGAGCAGGAATCCAGCAAGTGTATGCCAGACAAAGTATGGTGAAATCCAGATACATAGAACTCTACACTCTTCTTTATAACCACTGTTTATATGTGTCCCCTCAAGTCCAGACTCAATCAAAAAAGGAGCAGAAGCTGAGGGAAGATGAGAATGTTGGCTTCGAATTATACAAACGAATTAAAGAATTTTTGAAGAATCACTTGACAAATCTTCCTAAGGACGGAGAAGATTTGATGGATATAGGAATAGTGAAGTTCTATACTCAACAATGGGAAGATTACCAGTTTTCGAGCAAAGTGCTGAATGGGATTTGTGCCCgcctcaataaacatttacttaaTAGCACAAATAATGAAGGACACAATGTTTGTGAGATATATTCTCTCGCAATGGTGACTTGGAGAGATTGTCTTTTCAGGCCATTGAATAAACAAGTCACAAATGCTGTTTTAAAACtgattgaaaaggaaagaaatggtgaaTCCATCAATACAAGACTGATAAGTGGTGCTATCCAGTCTTACATGGAACTGGGGGTGAATGAAGATGATCAGTTTGAGGCGGGCCCTATGCTAACAGTGTACAAAGAAGCCTTTGAATCTCAGTTCTTGGCTGACACAGAGAGATATTATATCAGAAAGAGTACTGAATTGTTGCAGCAGAACCCAGTTACTGAATATATGAAAAAGGTGGAGGTTCTTTTGCTGGCGGAGCGGCGGAGGGCCCGGGCCTACCTTCACCAGAGCACCAAGGGCAAGCTAGCCAGGAAATGCAGGCAGGTGCTCGTGGAGAAACACTTGGAGATTTTCCTCACAGAATTCCAGAATTTACTGAATGCCAACAAAAGTGAAGATTTGGCTCGCATGTATAGGCTCATATATAGAATCAAGAATGGCCTAGGAGAATTTAAAAAACTCCTGGAGACACACATTcataatcagggtctttcagcaatTGAGGAGTGTGGAGAAGCTGCTTTAAATGACCCCAGAATGTATGTAGAGATAGTGTTGAATATCCATAAAAAATACAATGCCCTGGTGAGATCAGCATTCAGGAACCATGCTGACTTCGTGGCTGCACTGGACAAGGCTTGCAGTGGATTCATAAACAACAATGCAGTTACCAAAATGGCTCAGTCACCCAGTAAATCCCCCGAATTGCTGGCTCGATACTGTGATTCCTTGTTGAAGAAGAGTTCCAAGAACCCAGAAGAAGCAGAACTAGAAGACACACTTAACCATGTGATGACAGTCTTCAAATATATGGACGACAAAGATGTGGTTCAGAAGTTCTACACGAAAATGCTGGCCAAAAGGCTTGTCCGTCAGAACAGTGCGAGTGACGATGCTGAAGCAAGCATGATCTCTAAGTTAAAGCAAGCTTGTGGTTTTGACTATACCTCCAAACTTCAGCGGATGTTTCAAGACATTGGTGTAAGCAAAGCTTTGAATGCACAGTTCAAAAAGCACCTGATGGAATCAGAGCCTTTGGACTTAGATTTCAGTATTCATGTTCTGAGTTACGGGTGGTGGCCCTTTGAGGCATCTTGTACAGTTCTCTTGCCATCAGAGCTGGAACCATGTTATCGGCGCTTCACAGCATTTTATGCCAGCTGTTACAGTGACAGAAAATTGTCATGGGCATATGAGCTGTCTGAAGGAGAATTAGTAACAAACTACTTCAAAAACAACTACACTTTGCATGCATCTACATTCCAGATGGCCATCCTGCTGCAGTACAACACGGAAGATGCTTACACTGTTCAACAGCTGACGGACAGCACTCAGATCAAAATGGACATTGTGGCACAAGTCTTACAGATTTTATTGAAGTTTAAGTTACTGGTTTTGGAAGACAAAAGTGCAAATGTTGATGAGGTGGAATTGAAACCAGACACcttaataaaattacattttggtTATAAAAGTAAGAAATTAAGGGTTAATATCAGCTTGCCAATGAAAATTGAACAGAAGCGGGAACAAGAAACCATGTACAAAAACATTGAGGAAGATCGCAAACTGCTGATCCAGGCGGCTATTGTGAGAATAATGAAAATGAGGAAGGTTGTAAAACACCAGCAGTTACTCGGAGAAGTAACGACTCAGTTGTCCTCAGTATTCAAGCCTCAGATCTCAGTGATTAAGAAATGTATTGACATTCTGATTGAGAAAGAGTATTTGGAGCGAGTGggtgatgaaaaggacacctaCAGTTACCTGGCTTAA